Below is a window of Candidatus Cetobacterium colombiensis DNA.
ATTTTTAGGTAATATTCCAAAATCTTCTGCTTTTTTTATCATTTCCCATTTAGGAAGAATTCTAAAATATATATTTGATTTATTTTTTAAATTTTTAAATTTATCTAAATTATTACTACCTAAAGTAACCAATATATTTTCATTTAACTTCTCTAAATACTCTACCAAATTTTCTATATGTGAAAATTCAATTACTTCTTCCTCAGAAATTAAATTTTCTCTTTCAAATCTCACATACTTTATATTTTTTTCTTTTGAACATTTTATTGCATTTTTAGAAACTTCTTCTGCATATGGATGAGATAAATCTAAAATTATCTCTATAGAATTTCTCTCCACAAACTCATTCATAGCCTCTGTATCCAATCTTTTGCATAAAACTCTTATATCTTTTACTGATTCTAAAAGTTTTCCTCCATACTCTGTTGCAGTTGTTATTATTAATTTTTCTTTAAAAGGAAAGGACTCTATAAAATCTCTAGAGTCCTTTGTTCCACCTATTATCCAAATCATATATGATATCCTCTTGGAGTTATCATTCTACCGTTAGAAATATAAGTCTTTGAATTTCCTATTATGACAACTGTAAACATATCTATTTCGTGCTCTAAAAATTCTTCTAAATTAGTTAACGTATAGTTCTCGTCCTCTCTTCCAACATGTCTTAATAGTGCTACTGGAGTTTCTGGTGCTTTATGTTTTAACATTATTTCTCTAGCTTCTACTATTTGAGTTGTTCTTCCTTTACTTTTAGGATTATAAAGGGACATTATAAAGTCTCCTTCTGCTGCTTTATCAATTCTTTTTGTTATTACATCCCAATCTGTTAAAAGATCACTTAAACTAATTGTAGCATGATCATGCATAAGTGGTGCTCCTACAACTGCCGCTCCTGCAACTGAAGAAGTTACCCCTGGGACAATTTCAACATCATATCCGTCCTTTTGAGCTACTTCTATCATTATTCCTGCCATTCCATAAATCCCTGCATCTCCACTACTTATTAAAGCCACATTTTTTCCTGATTTAGCAATTTCTAAAACACCTTCACATCTAGCTACTTCTTTTTTCATTCCAGATACATAAAATTCTTTATCTGAAAACTCATCCCTCACTAAATCTACATATGTTATATAACCTGCTATTACATCAACATTTTTTAAAACATTATAAGCTCTCACAGTTATATCTTCCATGTTTCCAGGTCCAATTCCTACAACATATATCTTACCTTTTTTCATCTATAAACCTCTCCTCATAAATAGAAATTGTTATTCCATCTTTTTTTGCTTTCATTTCAATAAATTTTCCATCTTTTCTTGATGTTAAATATGCACATGGTTCTGAAACAGCTTTAACACCTATCTCTTTTTTAACAAAATCTGACCCTTCAAATAATTCTTCTATTTTTAATATCTCTTCACGACTTACTATTTTTAAATCTTTATTTAAAAATTTTGCTAATTCAACTATTCCATTTTCATTCGCTTTTAAATCGACTGTTGCAAAATGCTTTATACTTTTATATGAAAGATTATGTTTTTTTAATATCTCCATTAAAAAACTATAAACCTTATCTTTTTCAATTCCTTTTCTAGAACCTATTCCCACTATTAAATTTTGTGGATATAACTGTACTACTTCTATATTTTCTTTATTAGATATTAAAACTATTCCTTCGGGATTCTCATCACTTATATTGTTAGGCAATTTCAATTCAACATTTTTCCCATCTACAATTAATGCTGTTACTTTTTTAGCTTTTTCTAAAGATTCCAATCTACAATTTAAATTTTGAGACAAAGTATCCACTGCAATTTTTCCATTTACATCAGAACTTGTAGTTATAATAGGGAGCAATCCTAAATTTTCATTTAACTTTTGAGCTAAAGAGTTAGCTCCTCCCAAATGACCTGAAAGTAATGAAATTGCAAAATTCATTCCTTCATCCACTACTACTACTGCAGGATCTATATCTTTAGTTTTAATCAATGGAGCTATTTTCCTAACAACAATACCTGTAGCCATTATAAAAATATGTCCATCATACTTATTAAAATTTTCATCCAATACTTCAGTAAAATTTTCCATTTTTAAAGTATTTTCCAATTGAAATTTTGAAAGAGTAAAAACATCTACATTTAAAACTTTATTTTTTATTTCAATTCCTTGTAGCCCTGCTTTTCTTGTTACAGTCCACACTGCTAATTTCATTACTTCTCAATTCCTTTTCTAAACTCATGTGTAAAATGTTTATCATATAGTAAAGATTTTTCGTATTTATCACCTAAAAAGTCTCCAACTAAAATTTGAGCAGTCTTAGTTATATTGGCTTCTTTCACTTTTTCTTCTATATTTTCCAAAGTTCCTAAAACAATTTTTTGATCCTCCCAACTAGCTCTTTGAACTATAGCTATTGGAGTTGTTAATGGATAATGTGTCAATAATTTCTTAACTACATCTCCTATCATATGAACAGATAAGAAAATAGCCATAGAAGCTTTATGAGCAGCTAAGGACTCTAAACTTTCTTTTTCTGGCACTGGCGTTCTTCCCTCTAATCTTGTACATATTACAGTTTGAGAAATACTTGGTAATGTAAACTCTTTTTTTAATGCAGCAGCTGATGCTAAAAATGAACTTACTCCTGGAATTACCTCATATTCTATTTTATATTCGTCTAATATATCCATTTGTTCTCTGTGTGCTCCAAATATTGAAGGATCTCCTGTATGAACTCTAGCCACTTTTTTTCCTGATCTTATACCTTTAACCATCACTTCTATAACTTCTTCTAAAGTCATAGAAGCTGAGTTATAAACCTCTGCGTTATCTTTATGACAATCTATAACTTGCTTAGGAACTAAAGAACCAGCATATATAATAATATCAGCTTCTTTTATCAATCTTTGACCTTTTACTGTTATTAACTCAGGATCTCCTGGTCCAGCTCCTATGAAATAAACTTTTTCCATTGATTTACACCACCTTTTTTTAATATTAAAGTTGTAAAATAAGGAATATCATCCTCTTCTAATTTTGTTAAATCAAAATTTATCTCTTCTATGTCTTTTCCACAATTTGAAACCATAATCACATTTTCTAAATTATTTGTTGCTATTAGCCCATCTCTAAGCTTATAAAAATTTCTAGAAACTTTCATAAATACAATATTATCAGCTGAATTTATTTCTTCTACAATATCTGTTTCACCATTTAAAGAAACAACCTTTAATGATTCCTCTCCCATTACTAATGGTAGATTAAATCTTGAAGACATGTCTGAAAATGAAGATATTCCTGGAATTGTCTCTACAGGAATTTCACCATCTAAGTACTCTAAAATATAAACATAAGTACTATAAGTCATTGGATCTCCAATTGTTAAAAATCCAACTTTTTTCCCATTTTTTAAATGCTCAACTATCATATCAGCATTTTTCTTTCTAAACTCTTTTCTTGCTTCAACACTTTTTAACATTGGAAATTCTACAAATAACGTTTCTACGTTATCTTTTAAATATTCTTTAGCTATTTCATAAGCAGTACTTCCTTCAGCTTTTTTAGCTTCTGGTAGTACAACTACATCTAAATCTTTAAAAGCTTTTACGGCTTTCAATGTCAACATTTCAGGATCTCCTACTCCTACTCCGATTCCATAAAATTTTGCTTCTGACATTTTTAATCCTCCCTATCCGCTGTTATTATATATATTGGATTTTCCCCGTACATCATTGTATATGGGCCTACATTTTTCCCTCTAGATATAGCAACATTTATAACCTCTATATTTTTTAATTTTAATTCTTTTAAAAGCTTTGTAGCATCTGCTAAAGTCTCTAAAGTTATTGCATTAATGACCACTCTTGATTTTGATTTTGAATACTCCATAAAATGTTCTAATATTGATTTTAGAGATCCTGTTGATCCCCCAATAAACATTCTATCGTATTTTATTTTAGGAATCACCTGTGGTGCTCTTCCAACTATAACTTCTATATTTTTCAAACAAAATTTATTAATGTTTTCGTTTAAAGTCTCTATTCCTTTTTCCTCTTTTTCAATAGAGTAAACCTTTCCATTCCTTAAATATGTTGCTGCTTCTATTCCTATTGTTCCAGTTCCAGCTCCTACATCTATTAAAATAGAATCATCTTCTAATTGTAATTTTGCTATAGATATAGCTCTAACCTCTTGTTTTGTCATAGGTAATTCTTTTTGAATAAATTCTTTATCATAAATGTGCCCCATTTTTTCAAACCTTTCTTAATATAATGACATTCATCTTATATTTTTTATCGTATTTTTTATACTCTTTAACTAAAAATCTTGTGATTAATTCATCTTCATAAGATAATCTTTCACCTATTATTATTTCAACATTAAAAAAATTATTTTCTACTAGTTCCTTTGAAATTTCAATTGGATTATTTATTTCATCTGTGAGTAAAACCAATCCCGCTTCACTTTCTTTAAGTTTTTCTATATAATCTATCTTTCTTCCATGTAAACTATATAATCCATAATGTTCCCAGGTTAATTCAATTTTAGAAAATAGATATTGAAATGATGAAATCCCTGGAATAACATTAAAACTTTCTCTCTTAAAATTTTCTTTTAAGTACGTAAGTAGACTATAATATCCTGTATCTCCTGAAACTATAAAAACTATTTCTTTATCCAAATTTTTCAAAACAAACTCTTTCATATCATTTAATTTTTTCATCACATAAATATATTGATTATCTAAAAGAGATTCTATTTCTTCAAGTTGTCTTTGACCTCCTATAACAATTTCAGATTTTTTTATTTTTTCTAATCCTATTTTTGTTAAGTAATCTAAATTTCCTGGTCCTAAACCAACTACTGTAAGTTTTTTATTCACTTTTTAGCTCCTCTACCATTTCATAGAATTTATCACTGTAACCTAATATATTACCTTTATAATCGAATAAGACAGATTGAAATTCAATATTTTCTTTAGAGTATTCGTATGATTTGTTGACTACTTTATTAGCAATTAAATTAAAAAGTTCTGACTTTTTAGAAACATAATCTGCAGCTTCTTCAGCTGTATTTGACTCTAAAATTTTCAGTATATTCTCTCTAGGTTCATCAATTAAAATAGCGTTTGCTGCCATAATTTCTAAACGGGCGTCAGCCACTTTGCTATGAGTATTAAAAATTCCTCCAGCTACTTTTATTGCCTTTCCAATATGACCAATTAACATAACTTTTTTAAATCCCAATTCTAAAGCACTATCAATCATAAATCCAATATAATTACTTGTTATAATTAAATGTTCTATATTAATTTCATTATCTATACAAAATTGTTTCCCATGATTTCCAAAAGCAAATATTACCCAATCTTTTTTAGTATTTTCTTTTAATACTTTTAACTCTACAAACATAGACTTTGTTAAAGCTTCTTCACTCATTGGTTTAACTATACCGGTAGAACCTAAAATAGATATTCCATTTACTATTCCTAGTTTTTTATTTAATGTCTTTAAAGCTTTTTCTTTTCCCTTTGGAGCATAAATTGTGACTACAACTTTTAAATTATATCTCTTTAAAATAGGATTTAAAAGATTTACAATCATCTCTTGGGGTCCTGGATTTATAGCTGATTTTCCTGGGTCAACTTTTAAACCTTTTTTAGTTACTAACCCTACTCCTCTTCCACCTACTATTAGTAAATTTTCAAATTTATGACCTTTTACAATTTCAGGCAATTTTTTTACAATAGTTACTTTAGCACAAACTTTAATTCCGTTTGTTACATCTGGATCATCTCCAGCATCTTTTAATACAACTGCTCTTGCCCAACTTCTTCCCTTTTTCTTAGAATAAATTGGTATATCCAAAGTAACTCCATTTAAAGTTGTAATTTCAACTTTTTCACCTATATTTTTTTCTAAAAGCAAGTTTAAGGCTACATATGCTGCTGTTGCTGCACATGTTCCTGTTGTATAACCTGATTTCAATTCTTTTTTCATTAGAACCCTTCTCTCTTATGTAGTTGATACAAAATTCCATGAAGTATTGAAACTGCTACTGGACTTCCTCCTTTTCTACCTTTTACGACAATATACGGAATTCTACTTCCAGGTAAAATCTCCTTTGATTCAGCTGCTCCTACAAATCCAACAGGTACTCCTACGATTAAAGCAGGTTTTTCAACTTCTCCTGAATCTATAAGTTCTTTTAATCTAAACAATGCTGTTGGAGCATTCCCAATTAAATATATATTTGTATTTGGATCTTTTGCAGCATGTTCTATTGCAACTATCGATCTTGTTACTCCTCTTTCTTTTGCTTCAGAAGCAACTTTTTCATCTGATACTAAGCAATATGCTGAATATCCATATTTACTTAATGTCACTTTGCTCAATCCATTTACAATCATATTTGTATCACAATAAATTTTTCCACCTTTTTTTAAAGCATCTAAACACGAATCTATTGCGTCATCTGACATCTCTACTAAATCTGCATATTCAAAATCTGCTGTTGTATGAATAACTCTTTTTATAATTGGAAGTTGATTAGGTAAAAATTCATTAATTTTTTTCCCTAGCTCTTCTTCTATTATTTCAAAACTTCTTTTCTCTATATCTTGTGGTTTT
It encodes the following:
- the cbiD gene encoding cobalt-precorrin-5B (C(1))-methyltransferase CbiD, whose amino-acid sequence is MKKELKSGYTTGTCAATAAYVALNLLLEKNIGEKVEITTLNGVTLDIPIYSKKKGRSWARAVVLKDAGDDPDVTNGIKVCAKVTIVKKLPEIVKGHKFENLLIVGGRGVGLVTKKGLKVDPGKSAINPGPQEMIVNLLNPILKRYNLKVVVTIYAPKGKEKALKTLNKKLGIVNGISILGSTGIVKPMSEEALTKSMFVELKVLKENTKKDWVIFAFGNHGKQFCIDNEINIEHLIITSNYIGFMIDSALELGFKKVMLIGHIGKAIKVAGGIFNTHSKVADARLEIMAANAILIDEPRENILKILESNTAEEAADYVSKKSELFNLIANKVVNKSYEYSKENIEFQSVLFDYKGNILGYSDKFYEMVEELKSE
- the cbiT gene encoding precorrin-6Y C5,15-methyltransferase (decarboxylating) subunit CbiT; amino-acid sequence: MGHIYDKEFIQKELPMTKQEVRAISIAKLQLEDDSILIDVGAGTGTIGIEAATYLRNGKVYSIEKEEKGIETLNENINKFCLKNIEVIVGRAPQVIPKIKYDRMFIGGSTGSLKSILEHFMEYSKSKSRVVINAITLETLADATKLLKELKLKNIEVINVAISRGKNVGPYTMMYGENPIYIITADRED
- the cobJ gene encoding precorrin-3B C(17)-methyltransferase; its protein translation is MKKGKIYVVGIGPGNMEDITVRAYNVLKNVDVIAGYITYVDLVRDEFSDKEFYVSGMKKEVARCEGVLEIAKSGKNVALISSGDAGIYGMAGIMIEVAQKDGYDVEIVPGVTSSVAGAAVVGAPLMHDHATISLSDLLTDWDVITKRIDKAAEGDFIMSLYNPKSKGRTTQIVEAREIMLKHKAPETPVALLRHVGREDENYTLTNLEEFLEHEIDMFTVVIIGNSKTYISNGRMITPRGYHI
- the cobI gene encoding precorrin-2 C(20)-methyltransferase produces the protein MSEAKFYGIGVGVGDPEMLTLKAVKAFKDLDVVVLPEAKKAEGSTAYEIAKEYLKDNVETLFVEFPMLKSVEARKEFRKKNADMIVEHLKNGKKVGFLTIGDPMTYSTYVYILEYLDGEIPVETIPGISSFSDMSSRFNLPLVMGEESLKVVSLNGETDIVEEINSADNIVFMKVSRNFYKLRDGLIATNNLENVIMVSNCGKDIEEINFDLTKLEEDDIPYFTTLILKKGGVNQWKKFIS
- the cbiE gene encoding precorrin-6y C5,15-methyltransferase (decarboxylating) subunit CbiE, translated to MNKKLTVVGLGPGNLDYLTKIGLEKIKKSEIVIGGQRQLEEIESLLDNQYIYVMKKLNDMKEFVLKNLDKEIVFIVSGDTGYYSLLTYLKENFKRESFNVIPGISSFQYLFSKIELTWEHYGLYSLHGRKIDYIEKLKESEAGLVLLTDEINNPIEISKELVENNFFNVEIIIGERLSYEDELITRFLVKEYKKYDKKYKMNVIILRKV
- a CDS encoding cobalt-precorrin-6A reductase, whose translation is MIWIIGGTKDSRDFIESFPFKEKLIITTATEYGGKLLESVKDIRVLCKRLDTEAMNEFVERNSIEIILDLSHPYAEEVSKNAIKCSKEKNIKYVRFERENLISEEEVIEFSHIENLVEYLEKLNENILVTLGSNNLDKFKNLKNKSNIYFRILPKWEMIKKAEDFGILPKNIIAMQGPFSKELNTAMMKQYNIKYMVSKKGGDTGGEKEKIASAKEMGITLIMLSRPKIDYPVVFSNLREVLEYII
- the cbiG gene encoding cobalt-precorrin 5A hydrolase, with protein sequence MKLAVWTVTRKAGLQGIEIKNKVLNVDVFTLSKFQLENTLKMENFTEVLDENFNKYDGHIFIMATGIVVRKIAPLIKTKDIDPAVVVVDEGMNFAISLLSGHLGGANSLAQKLNENLGLLPIITTSSDVNGKIAVDTLSQNLNCRLESLEKAKKVTALIVDGKNVELKLPNNISDENPEGIVLISNKENIEVVQLYPQNLIVGIGSRKGIEKDKVYSFLMEILKKHNLSYKSIKHFATVDLKANENGIVELAKFLNKDLKIVSREEILKIEELFEGSDFVKKEIGVKAVSEPCAYLTSRKDGKFIEMKAKKDGITISIYEERFIDEKR
- a CDS encoding precorrin-8X methylmutase, producing the protein MSYIKKPQDIEKRSFEIIEEELGKKINEFLPNQLPIIKRVIHTTADFEYADLVEMSDDAIDSCLDALKKGGKIYCDTNMIVNGLSKVTLSKYGYSAYCLVSDEKVASEAKERGVTRSIVAIEHAAKDPNTNIYLIGNAPTALFRLKELIDSGEVEKPALIVGVPVGFVGAAESKEILPGSRIPYIVVKGRKGGSPVAVSILHGILYQLHKREGF
- the cobM gene encoding precorrin-4 C(11)-methyltransferase, with the translated sequence MEKVYFIGAGPGDPELITVKGQRLIKEADIIIYAGSLVPKQVIDCHKDNAEVYNSASMTLEEVIEVMVKGIRSGKKVARVHTGDPSIFGAHREQMDILDEYKIEYEVIPGVSSFLASAAALKKEFTLPSISQTVICTRLEGRTPVPEKESLESLAAHKASMAIFLSVHMIGDVVKKLLTHYPLTTPIAIVQRASWEDQKIVLGTLENIEEKVKEANITKTAQILVGDFLGDKYEKSLLYDKHFTHEFRKGIEK